The DNA sequence TCCCTGTGCACGCAGCGCGCCACCTTCCGCGGCGACGCCAGCCACCAGGTTCACGCCGGCGAAACGAGCGCCGAACGGACTGCGCGGGGCGGCCAGCACCGTCGCCGCCGGGCCCGATTCCGCGACCCGGCCGCCGTCCATGACGACGACGTGGTCGGCGAGCGTCGCCACGTCGACGAGGTCGTGGGTGACCAGCACCGCTGACCGGCCGTCGCGGGTCAGCACCTGTCGCAGCACCCTGCGCATCGCGCCGGCGACGGCCACGTCGAGCCCGGCCAGCGGTTCGTCGAGGAGCAACACGTCCGGTTCGGCAGCCAGGGCACGCGCCAGCGCGACCCGCTGCGCCTGACCGCCGGACAGGTGGCGCGGCATCCGCCCGGCGAGGTCGTCGGCGCCCACTTCGCCGAGCCACCGGCGCGCGGCCGCGAGGGCTTTCGCCTTCCCGGTGCCGCTGCTGCGCAACCCGAACGCGACGTTGCCGAGCACCCGCAGGTGAGGGAACAGGAGCGCGTCCTGGAGCAGCAGGCCGACCCGCCGGTGGTGGGTCGGCACCTGCACGCCCGTGGAGGTGTCGGTGAGCACGCGGTCGCCGACCCGTACGACGCCGTCATCGGGCCGGACCGTCCCGGCGATCACGTGTAGCGCCGTCGACTTACCGGCCCCGTTGGGACCGAGCACCGCCAGCACCTCCCCCGCCCCGACGGCGAAGTCGGCGTCGACGCCGCGGCGCTCGACGCGGGCCCGCACGCTCAGACCCGTCACGTCCAGCCCTGCGCACGCAGGCGACGGCTACCCAGGCCGACCACAACCACCGCGGCGACCGCCACCAGCAGCACCGACAGCGCCACCGCCGCATCGGGATCGCTCTCGCGCTGCAGATAGATCTCGAGGGGAAGGGTGCGGGTGACTCCCTCCCGCGATCCCGCGAACGTCAGCGTCGCC is a window from the Mycolicibacterium litorale genome containing:
- a CDS encoding sulfate/molybdate ABC transporter ATP-binding protein: MTGLSVRARVERRGVDADFAVGAGEVLAVLGPNGAGKSTALHVIAGTVRPDDGVVRVGDRVLTDTSTGVQVPTHHRRVGLLLQDALLFPHLRVLGNVAFGLRSSGTGKAKALAAARRWLGEVGADDLAGRMPRHLSGGQAQRVALARALAAEPDVLLLDEPLAGLDVAVAGAMRRVLRQVLTRDGRSAVLVTHDLVDVATLADHVVVMDGGRVAESGPAATVLAAPRSPFGARFAGVNLVAGVAAEGGALRAQGATWHGVTATEVVPGQPAVAIFRPAAVAVYPDPPHGSPRNTVEVTVAEVDRSGPTVRVRAAEQPGGGPGLAADITAEAAAEMRLAPGDRVYMAVKAQEVALHPAP